From the genome of Bacteroidota bacterium, one region includes:
- a CDS encoding KilA-N domain-containing protein, whose protein sequence is MKKNKKINVQGSEITVFQNEDIDFISLTDMTSNFKEGSGLIGKWITNKNTLEYLGIWEKINNKDFNYPEFGVIRNKW, encoded by the coding sequence ATGAAGAAAAATAAAAAGATAAATGTTCAGGGGAGTGAAATAACTGTTTTTCAAAATGAAGATATAGACTTCATTAGCCTTACCGATATGACTTCAAATTTTAAGGAAGGAAGTGGCTTAATTGGAAAATGGATAACTAACAAGAACACTCTTGAATACCTTGGAATCTGGGAAAAAATTAATAATAAGGATTTTAATTACCCCGAATTCGGGGTAATTAGAAATAAGTGGTAG